One Algibacter sp. L3A6 genomic region harbors:
- a CDS encoding TonB-dependent receptor, which translates to MKNLIVFALLLAVSTTFAQVKLEGVVRDSIGEPLELANVIAINQDTQKLDAYGITNPDGRYKLSVEKNARYNIQVSYIGMRTGQAEVITKEGAMIQDFVLVEDNTLDAVELVYEMPVTIKGDTIVYNADSFKSGTERKLGDVLDKLPGVEINDDGEIEVEGVKVGKVMVEGKEFFDGDSKLATQNIPANAIDKVEVLKNYAEVGQLGGVTNNQDNIAINIRLKQGKKNFWFGNVTAGGGTSDNDLLYLFQPKLFYYSPEYSINVIGDLNNIGEIAFTRRDYFNFTGGFRSPSRSSGTNIDLGSNNLGFLSLQNNRAKNINTKFGAANFSYSPKSTLDLSGFAILLSNRTDLTEISDVQFLDDASRDENKESNTRQRSDMAMLKFSAKYKPNGSNQLDYDVLARTSKESQDQFVLSSRVGDVSELESSSPFSINQNLNYYYTLNEKNIFALEVQHLWQDEDPFYNAILENDPTNNDNDLDDPINPSDAYDDTASNLGFDRNQIQYDINQDKRVKSNQMDAKVDYWNIINQKSDINFTVGTIYSKQDFDSNIFQTLDNDTDFDSTPTINDGLDVNDIAYTFTDVYAGAHYRLKSGIFTFTPGFSAHAYSAKNDQFDVSYTDNFFRLLPDFNMLIQLKKSERIIFNYDMQTNFTDVNQLARGLVLNDYSSVFSGNQELESALAHNFNLSYFSFNMFNYTNVSARLNYSKTVDRIRTNSELPIGSVIRVSSPYNSNLADESASANARVQKTIGKFRATATGNLSYTNYNQLVNNLPFANETYSQTYRGELRTNFKEAPNFELGYRYSIQDNDQGTQRTKFFTKAPSIEFDALILKSFTFKTDYSYNNFSDEEKTINSYEFWDASLAYKKDEDSKWEYEVKATNLLNTRSQNQSNVGTISVSATEYYIQPRFLTFRIRYEL; encoded by the coding sequence GTGAAAAATTTAATCGTTTTTGCGCTGCTTTTAGCGGTAAGTACAACCTTTGCTCAAGTTAAACTAGAAGGTGTTGTTAGAGATAGTATTGGTGAACCGTTAGAGTTAGCAAATGTTATTGCTATAAATCAAGATACGCAAAAGCTAGATGCTTATGGTATTACAAATCCAGATGGTCGTTACAAACTTTCAGTAGAGAAAAATGCCAGGTATAATATTCAAGTGAGTTATATAGGTATGAGAACGGGACAGGCTGAGGTTATTACCAAAGAAGGAGCAATGATTCAAGATTTTGTTTTAGTAGAAGATAATACGCTGGATGCCGTGGAGTTGGTTTACGAAATGCCTGTAACTATCAAGGGCGATACTATTGTTTATAATGCAGATTCTTTTAAGTCTGGTACAGAGCGAAAATTAGGTGATGTTTTAGATAAACTACCAGGTGTAGAGATTAACGATGATGGCGAAATAGAAGTAGAAGGCGTAAAGGTTGGTAAAGTTATGGTTGAAGGTAAAGAGTTTTTTGATGGAGACTCTAAACTAGCCACTCAAAACATTCCTGCAAATGCCATTGATAAAGTTGAGGTTCTTAAAAATTATGCCGAAGTTGGCCAATTAGGTGGAGTAACCAATAACCAAGATAACATTGCTATAAATATTAGACTTAAACAAGGTAAAAAGAATTTTTGGTTCGGAAATGTTACGGCTGGTGGTGGTACTTCAGATAATGATTTATTGTATTTATTTCAACCTAAGTTATTTTATTACAGCCCGGAATACAGTATAAATGTAATTGGAGATTTAAATAATATTGGAGAAATAGCGTTTACACGTCGCGATTATTTCAACTTTACAGGTGGTTTTAGATCGCCGAGTAGAAGTAGTGGAACAAACATAGATTTAGGTAGTAATAATTTAGGGTTCTTATCACTTCAGAATAATAGAGCTAAAAATATTAACACCAAATTCGGAGCTGCTAATTTTAGCTATTCGCCTAAATCAACTTTAGATTTAAGTGGTTTCGCCATTCTGTTAAGTAACCGAACAGATTTAACAGAAATTAGCGATGTGCAATTTTTGGATGATGCTTCTCGTGATGAAAATAAAGAAAGCAATACACGCCAACGTAGTGATATGGCTATGTTGAAGTTTAGTGCAAAGTATAAGCCAAACGGAAGTAATCAATTAGATTACGATGTGTTGGCAAGAACGTCTAAGGAGTCGCAAGATCAATTTGTATTATCATCTCGTGTTGGAGATGTTAGTGAGTTAGAAAGTTCTTCTCCTTTTAGTATCAATCAAAACTTAAATTATTACTACACTTTAAATGAAAAAAATATTTTTGCTTTAGAAGTGCAACATTTATGGCAAGATGAAGACCCTTTTTACAATGCTATTCTAGAAAACGACCCGACTAATAATGATAATGATTTAGACGATCCAATCAACCCGAGTGATGCTTACGATGATACGGCAAGTAATTTAGGTTTCGATAGAAATCAAATTCAATATGATATCAATCAGGATAAGCGCGTAAAATCTAATCAAATGGATGCTAAGGTTGATTACTGGAATATTATAAATCAAAAAAGTGATATTAATTTTACCGTTGGAACCATTTATAGTAAACAAGATTTCGATTCTAATATATTTCAAACTTTAGATAACGATACCGATTTTGACTCAACTCCAACTATTAACGATGGCTTGGATGTAAACGATATCGCTTACACGTTTACCGATGTTTATGCAGGAGCGCATTATCGCTTAAAATCTGGGATTTTTACATTTACGCCTGGTTTTTCTGCACATGCTTATAGTGCTAAAAATGACCAGTTTGATGTAAGTTATACTGATAATTTTTTTAGATTACTACCAGATTTTAATATGTTGATTCAGTTAAAAAAGAGTGAACGTATTATTTTTAATTACGATATGCAAACCAACTTTACCGATGTTAATCAATTAGCTAGAGGTTTAGTTTTAAACGATTATAGTTCGGTTTTTTCTGGGAATCAGGAGTTGGAAAGTGCTTTGGCTCATAACTTCAATTTATCGTATTTCAGTTTTAATATGTTTAATTACACCAATGTTTCGGCACGATTAAACTATAGTAAAACAGTAGATAGAATTAGAACAAATTCAGAATTACCTATCGGAAGTGTTATTAGAGTAAGTAGTCCTTACAATTCCAATCTAGCCGATGAAAGCGCTAGTGCTAATGCTCGAGTTCAAAAAACAATAGGTAAGTTTAGAGCAACAGCTACTGGTAATTTAAGTTACACTAATTACAACCAGCTTGTAAATAATTTGCCGTTTGCTAACGAAACCTATTCGCAAACCTATAGAGGCGAATTAAGAACTAATTTTAAAGAAGCTCCAAATTTTGAATTAGGGTATCGTTACAGCATTCAAGATAACGATCAAGGAACGCAAAGAACAAAGTTTTTTACTAAGGCGCCATCGATAGAATTTGATGCTTTAATCTTAAAAAGCTTCACTTTTAAGACCGATTATTCATATAATAACTTTTCAGATGAAGAAAAAACAATAAATTCTTATGAATTTTGGGATGCCTCTTTAGCTTATAAAAAAGATGAAGACAGCAAATGGGAATATGAAGTTAAAGCGACTAACTTATTAAATACCAGGTCTCAAAATCAAAGTAATGTGGGCACGATTTCTGTAAGTGCCACTGAATATTATATACAACCACGCTTCTTAACTTTTAGAATTCGATACGAATTGTAA
- a CDS encoding GLPGLI family protein gives MNFKILKPALTACLLFVTVLSFAQKDFQGKAYYESKTTVDMSNFGGGQLSEERKKEIAGRMKSMLEKTFILTFNQSESIYKEEERLEAPSTGRGPRFGAMSFTGGDQYKNVRDQELLQEQEFFGKQFLIKDELQQLKWELGSETKTIGQYTCFKATAVKEASEFDISNFGRRPSGDEDKKDEEEKPKEIMVTAWYTPQIPVNQGPDKYWGLPGLILEINADKTTILCSKIVLNPSEKDEMKVPSKGKEVTQAEYDAIVKKKMEEMQAMRGGRGGNRGGGGRR, from the coding sequence ATGAATTTTAAGATTTTAAAACCAGCATTAACTGCATGTTTACTTTTTGTAACGGTACTATCTTTTGCTCAAAAAGACTTTCAAGGTAAAGCATACTACGAGTCTAAAACTACTGTAGATATGAGTAATTTTGGTGGTGGACAACTAAGTGAAGAGCGTAAAAAAGAAATTGCTGGCCGAATGAAAAGTATGCTAGAGAAAACTTTTATTCTAACTTTTAACCAATCGGAATCTATATATAAGGAAGAAGAACGTTTAGAAGCACCAAGTACAGGTAGAGGTCCTCGTTTTGGAGCGATGAGTTTTACTGGTGGCGATCAATATAAAAATGTTAGAGACCAAGAGCTTTTACAAGAACAGGAGTTTTTTGGAAAACAGTTTTTAATAAAAGATGAATTACAACAGTTGAAATGGGAATTAGGTTCGGAAACTAAAACCATTGGGCAATATACTTGTTTTAAAGCTACAGCAGTAAAGGAAGCTTCGGAATTTGATATCAGTAACTTTGGAAGAAGACCATCTGGCGATGAAGATAAAAAGGATGAAGAAGAAAAGCCTAAAGAAATTATGGTTACAGCTTGGTATACACCTCAGATTCCTGTAAACCAAGGGCCTGATAAATATTGGGGGTTACCTGGTTTAATTCTAGAGATTAACGCAGATAAAACTACAATTCTGTGTTCTAAAATTGTTTTAAATCCTTCAGAAAAAGATGAAATGAAAGTGCCATCTAAAGGAAAAGAAGTAACACAAGCAGAATATGATGCCATTGTGAAGAAAAAAATGGAAGAAATGCAAGCTATGCGTGGCGGTCGAGGTGGAAATCGTGGCGGCGGCGGAAGACGCTAG
- a CDS encoding deoxynucleoside kinase, with amino-acid sequence MHIAIAGNIGAGKTTLTKLLAKHYNWEAQLEDVVDNPYLDDFYNQMERWSFNLQVYFLNSRFRQVLQIRESGKAIIQDRTIYEDAHIFAPNLHAMGLMTNRDFENYKSLFELMESLVQGPDILIYLRSTIPNLVSQIHKRGRDYENSISIDYLSRLNERYEAWIHGYNKGKLLIIDVDHLDFVDKPEDLGFVINTIDAEINGLF; translated from the coding sequence ATGCATATTGCTATTGCCGGAAATATAGGCGCTGGAAAAACCACTCTCACAAAACTGTTAGCAAAACATTACAATTGGGAAGCTCAATTAGAAGATGTGGTAGATAACCCGTACCTAGACGACTTTTACAACCAAATGGAACGCTGGAGTTTTAACCTGCAAGTGTATTTTTTAAATAGTCGTTTCCGTCAAGTTTTACAAATTCGCGAAAGCGGAAAAGCCATTATACAAGATCGTACTATATACGAAGATGCTCATATTTTTGCACCTAACTTACACGCTATGGGTTTAATGACAAATCGTGATTTTGAAAACTACAAATCGCTTTTCGAATTAATGGAATCTCTAGTACAAGGTCCGGACATATTAATTTATTTGCGTAGCACCATCCCTAATTTAGTATCTCAAATACATAAACGCGGTCGTGATTACGAAAACTCTATAAGCATAGATTATTTAAGTAGATTAAACGAGCGTTACGAAGCTTGGATACATGGTTACAACAAAGGGAAACTTTTAATAATTGATGTAGATCACTTAGATTTTGTTGATAAACCTGAAGATTTAGGTTTTGTAATAAATACTATTGATGCTGAAATAAACGGGCTGTTTTAG
- a CDS encoding App1 family protein yields the protein MFKKDPVQIIAFQTYGTSNRVYLRGRAIEDESINLEQKSVLKLLINAWKRFETDEVKHAELSVRLGDDHVFYTKTDERGYFLLDETVDDISKYQDDEGWVEFEFSFKNKIVKRLIQSENKFSAHMLIPCKSAEFGVISDIDDTILHTGIVSMFKWRVLFNTFLKSAGKRLPLEGAAAFYKLLHKGKEEHEANPIFYVSHSPWNLYRYLDYFLKQNNFPNGPIILRKFPSVFKIKPKDEKPEKQKEIINLLKSYPDLKFILIGDCGEHDPDIYIEIAQVFPNRILAIYLRSVKHKKKMLRVSGLFNDYKTTPVLLVETSEQAIEHARKSGFVL from the coding sequence ATGTTTAAAAAAGATCCTGTTCAAATTATAGCATTTCAAACTTACGGTACCAGCAACCGTGTGTATTTGCGTGGGCGAGCTATAGAAGATGAAAGTATTAATTTAGAACAAAAAAGTGTTTTAAAACTACTGATTAATGCTTGGAAACGTTTTGAAACAGATGAAGTAAAACATGCAGAACTCAGTGTTAGGCTCGGAGATGATCACGTGTTTTATACTAAAACCGACGAGAGAGGTTATTTTTTGCTAGATGAAACTGTTGATGATATTAGTAAATATCAGGATGATGAAGGTTGGGTTGAGTTTGAGTTTTCTTTTAAAAATAAAATTGTTAAACGTTTAATTCAATCAGAAAACAAGTTTTCTGCTCATATGCTTATTCCTTGTAAAAGTGCTGAATTTGGAGTTATTAGCGATATAGATGATACTATTTTACACACCGGTATTGTGTCTATGTTTAAATGGCGTGTGCTTTTTAATACGTTTTTAAAATCCGCAGGAAAGCGATTGCCTCTAGAAGGTGCCGCTGCATTTTATAAGTTATTACATAAAGGGAAAGAGGAACATGAAGCAAATCCTATTTTTTATGTAAGCCACAGTCCATGGAACTTGTATCGCTATTTAGATTATTTTTTAAAGCAAAATAATTTTCCAAACGGACCAATTATTCTTAGAAAGTTTCCGAGTGTTTTTAAAATAAAACCTAAAGACGAGAAGCCTGAGAAGCAAAAAGAGATTATTAATTTATTAAAATCTTACCCAGACTTAAAGTTTATTTTAATTGGTGATTGTGGGGAGCACGATCCCGATATTTATATTGAAATTGCTCAGGTATTCCCCAATAGAATTTTAGCTATTTATTTGCGCAGTGTAAAACACAAAAAGAAAATGCTACGTGTTTCTGGGTTGTTCAATGATTATAAAACGACACCTGTTTTATTGGTTGAAACTAGTGAGCAAGCTATTGAGCATGCTCGAAAAAGCGGATTTGTATTGTAA